CTTTAGTAGCGAGTTTTGGAGTTCCAGTCGCGAAAATGAGTGGTCGTGGTCTCGGCCATACGGGTGGAACAATTGATAAATTGGAGTCCATTAAGGGCTATCAAGTAGAGCGTAGTCAAGAAGATTTTATTCGTCAGGTTCAGGATATTGGTGTATCTGTCATTGGGCAATCAGACCAGCTGGTCAAAGCAGATAAGCTTCTCTATGCCCTTCGTGATGTGACCACAACTGTTGACACAATTCCTTTGATTGCGAGTTCGGTGATGAGCAAGAAAATCGCGGCAGGGGCGGATGCTATTTTGCTAGACGTGACTGTCGGTGAGGGTGCCTTCATGAAGACGGTTGATGAGGCGCGTGAATTGGCTCAAACCATGGTAGAACTTGGTAAGGCAGTTGGTCGGAAGACGGTAGCAGTGATTACCGATATGAGCCAGCCCTTGGGACGAGCGATTGGGAATCGTCTGGAGATTCTTGAAGCATTGGAGATTTTACAAGGTCAAGGCCGTCAGGATATTACCCACTTCATCTGTGAATTGGCTCAAATTATGCTTGACCTGGCAAATGTAAATAAAACAGTTGAAGAAGTTCGCCAACATCTTGAGAATGGTCAAGCACTGGCTAAGTTTGAGGAGATGGTCCAAGCCCAAGGTGGAGACTTGGAAGACCTCTATCGTCCTGTAAATGTAGCCCATGTGGTGGAAATCCCTGCTCAGGAAACAGGTGTCATTTCAGCTCTCCCAGCTATGGAATTTGGCCTCTATGCTATGAGACTTGGTGCTGGCCGTGCAGTCAAGACTGATGATTTGGACTATGAAACAGGAATTGTTTTTGAAAAGAAAGTTGGAGATTCCGTTCAAAATGGAGAAATTGTTGCAAAAGTATACACAAATGGAAAAATTTCTCCTCAGCTAGTTACAGATTTTCAAAAATATGTTAAAATAAATGATAGGGTGCAAAGTTTACGAGAAATTATAGAAATTATCTCATAAACCGCAGGAGAATCCGTATATGAAATTAAATAAATATATCGATCATACGCTTTTAAAACAAGATGCAACAGAAAATCAAATTGATTGTTTGTTGTCTGAGGCTAGGGAGTATGATTTTGCCAGTGTTTGCGTCAATCCGACCTGGATTAAATATGCTAAAAAAAGGCTTGAAGGAACAGATGTCAAGGTCTGCACAGTAGTTGGTTTCCCCTTGGGAGCAACAACTTCAGCTGTGAAAGCATTTGAAACCAAAGAAGCTATCCAAAATGGTGCAGATGAGATTGATATGGTGATCAATGTTGGGGCTCTCAAATCAGGCAATTTATCCTTTGTTGAATCGGACATCCGTGCGGTTGTAGAAGCAAGTGGTGACAAGTTAGTGAAAGTCATTATTGAAGCGTGTCTGCTGACAAACCAAGAAAAAGTTGTGGCTTGCCAATTAGCCCAAAAAGCGGGAGCTGATTTTGTTAAAACATCTACTGGCTTTTCAACTGGTGGTGCGACGGTAGCAGATGTTAGATTAATGCGTGAAACAGTTGGACCTGATATGGGAGTCAAGGCTGCTGGCGGAGCTCGTTCTTATGCAGATGCTCTTGCCTTTGTGGAAGCTGGGGCGACCCGTATTGGAACGTCAGCTGGGGTAGCCATTTTAAAAGGAGAATTGGCTGATGGCGACTACTGAGTTGATTGAACTAGCAATTGAAACCAGCAAGAAAGCCTATGTGCCCTATTCTCATTTTCCAGTCGGAGCTGTTTTAGTGGCGAAAGATGGGAACACTTATACAGGTGTCAATATTGAGAATGCTAGTTATTCTTTGACTAACTGTGGAGAACGTACAGCGATTTTTAAAGCAGTTTCTGAAGGCCAAAGAGAATTTTCAGAATTGATTGTCTATGGTCAGACTGAAAAACCAATTTCACCATGTGGTGCTTGTCGCCAAGTGATGGCTGAATTTTTTGAACAAGATCTAAAAGTGACCTTAGTCGCAAAAGATAAATCGACGGTCGAGATGACGGTCGGGGAGTTACTTCCATACTCTTTTACAGACTTAAGCTAGTCTGAGTCGCTCTCTGAGTGGCACGGTCCTTGTGACCAACAAATCCATACTTGCAACATCGTTGCACATCTTATTTAGGAGGTTCAGTAATGAACAAGAAACAATGGCTAGGCCTTGGTCTAGTTGCAGTGGCAGCAGTTGGACTTGCTGCATGTGGTAACCGCTCTTCTCGTAACGCAGCTTCATCTTCTGATGTGAAGACAAAAGCAGCAATCGTCACTGATACTGGTGGTGTTGATGACAAATCATTCAACCAATCAGCTTGGGAAGGTTTGCAAGACTGGGGTAAAGAACACAATCTTTCAAAAGATAAAGGTTTCACTTACTTCCAATCAACAAGTGAAGCTGACTATGCTAACAACTTGCAACAAGCGGCTGGAAGTTACAACCTAATCTTCGGTGTTGGTTTTGCCCTTCACAATGCGGTTGAAGAAGCAGCAAAAGACCACTCTGACTTGAACTATGTCTTGATTGATGATGTGATTAAAGATCAAAAGAATGTTGCTAGCGTAACATTTGCTGATAACGAAGCTGCTTACCTTGCGGGTGTTGCAGCGGCTAAAACAACTAAAACAAAACAAGTTGGTTTTGTAGGTGGTATTGAGTCTGAAGTTATCTCACGTTTTGCAGCTGGATTTAAAGCTGGTGTTGAGTCAGTAGATCCATCTATCAAAGTACAAGTTGACTATGCTGGTTCATTTGGTGATGCTGCTAAAGGTAAAACAATTGCAGCAGCACAATACGCAGCTGGTGCAGACGTTGTTTATCAAGCAGCAGGTGGAACAGGTGCTGGTGTCTTTGCAGAAGCAAAATCACTCAATGAAAGCCGTTCTGAAAGTGAAAAAGTTTGGGTTATCGGTGTTGACCGTGACCAAGTAGCAGAAGGTAAGTACACTTCTAAAGATGGTAAAGAATCAAACTTCGTTCTTGTATCTACTTTGAAACAAGTTGGTACAACTGTAAAAGATATTGCTAACAAAGCAGAAAAAGGTGAATTCCCTGGCGGTCAAGTGATCGTTTACTCATTGAAAGATAAAGGGGTTGACTTGGCAGTAACAAACCTTTCAGAAGAAGGTAAAAAAGCTGTCGAAGATGCAAAAGCTAAAATCCTTGATGGAAGCGTAAAAGTTCCTGAAAAATAATGGATGGAAGTCATTTCTTAGGAAGCGGCCCTCGGCCGCTTTTTTAAGAGTTGAGACAAAGTCATTTTGTCTCAGTAAAGCTTGCTACTAGATAAACTAGCAAGTTTTATTGAAATAAAATAAGACTCTGAAAGGAAGAGCACATGGCACACGAAAATGTCATTGAGATGCGTGATATTACCAAGGTGTTTGGTGAATTTGTTGCCAACGACAAAATCAACCTGCACCTACGAAAAGGTGAAATTCATGCACTTTTAGGAGAAAATGGGGCTGGAAAGTCCACGCTCATGAACATGTTAGCAGGGCTTCTTGAACCAACCAGTGGTGAAATTGCGGTCAACGGACAAGTTGTTAACCTCGACTCCCCATCTAAAGCAGCTAGCTTGGGAATCGGAATGGTTCACCAGCACTTTATGTTGGTAGAAGCCTTCACAGTGGCTGAAAACATTATTTTAGGAAGTGAATTGACTAAAAATGGTGTGCTAGATATCGCTGGAGCTAGCAAAGAAATCAAGGATCTTTCTGAACGTTACGGCTTAGCTGTTGATCCTTCTGCTAAGGTGGCAGACATCTCAGTTGGAGCCCAACAACGTGTAGAAATTTTAAAAACCCTTTATCGGGGGGCTGATATCCTTATCTTTGATGAACCAACGGCTGTTTTGACTCCATCAGAAATTGATGAGTTGATGGCTATTTTGAAAAATCTTGTCAAAGAAGGAAAATCAATTATCTTGATTACCCACAAGTTGGACGAGATTCGAGCAGTTTCTGACCGCGTTACAGTTATCCGTCGTGGGAAATCAATTGAAACCGTCGAAATCGCAGGGGCTACTAATGCTGATTTGGCAGAAATGATGGTAGGTCGTTCTGTTTCCTTTAAAACAGAGAAGCAAGCCTCTCAACCAAAAGAAGTGGTCTTGTCTATTAAAGACTTGGTGGTCAATGAAAACCGTGGTGTTCCAGCTGTTAAAAATCTGTCCTTGGATGTTCGTGCTGGAGAGATTGTTGGTATTGCGGGGATTGATGGAAATGGTCAGTCTGAACTGATTCAAGCCATTACAGGTCTTCGCAAGGTTGAATCTGGTAGCATTGAGCTAAAAGGAGATTCAATTGTAGGCTTGCACCCACGTCAGATTACAGAGTTGAGTGTTGGGCACGTTCCAGAAGACCGTCACCGTGATGGTTTGATTTTGGAAATGATGATTTCTGAAAATATTGCCCTTCAAACCTACTATAAAGAACCACATAGTAAAAATGGGATTTTGAACTATTCAAATATTACTTCTTATGCTAAAAAGCTAATGGAAGAGTTTGATGTTCGTGCTGCCAGTGAATTTGTTCCAGCAGCGGCTCTTTCAGGAGGAAATCAACAAAAAGCAATTATTGCTCGTGAAATTGATCGTGATCCTGATCTCCTTATCGTTAGCCAACCAACTCGTGGGTTGGATGTCGGTGCTATTGAATATATCCACAAGCGCTTGATTGAAGAGCGTGATAATGGCAAGGCTGTCCTTGTTGTCAGCTTTGAATTGGATGAGATTTTAAACGTCTCAGACCGTATTGCCGTTATCCACGATGGTAAAATTCAAGGTATTGTATCACCAGAAACAACCAATAAGCAAGAACTTGGTGTCTTGATGGCTGGTGGAAACTTGGGAAAGGAGAAGAGTGATGTCTAAAAAATTACAACAAATTTCGGTTCCCTTGATTTCTGTATTCCTAGGAATTTTACTCGGAGCCATTGTCATGTGGATCTTCGGTTATGATGCTATTTGGGGCTACGAAGAATTGTTCTATACAGCCTTTGGCAGTCTGCGTGGGATTGGAGAAATCTTCCGTGCTATGGGTCCTCTGGTCTTGATTGGTCTTGGTTTTGCCGTTGCCAGTCGAGCTGGTTTCTTTAACGTCGGACTTCCTGGTCAGGCTTTGGCCGGTTGGATTCTCAGTGGTTGGTTTGCCTTGTCGCATCCAGATATGCCACGTCCCTTGATGATTCTAGCAACCATCGTGATTGCCTTGATTGCTGGTGGGATTGTCGGAGCGATTCCGGGTATTCTTAGAGCTTATCTGGGGACGTCAGAGGTTATCGTAACCATCATGATGAACTACATTGTCTTGTATGTAGGGAATGCCTTGATTCATGCTTTCCCTAAAGACTTTATGCAAAGTACAGATTCGACGATTCGTGTTGGGGCTAATGCAACCTACCAGACACCTTGGTTGTCTGAGTTGACTGGTAACTCGCGGATGAATATTGGTATTTTCTTTGCCATCATTGCCGTTGCAGTTATTTGGTTCATGCTCAAGAAAACAACCCTTGGTTTTGAAATCCGTGCGGTTGGTCTTAATCCTCACGCATCAGAATACGCTGGTATTTCTGCAAAACGGACGATTATCCTATCAATGATTATTTCAGGTGCTTTGGCTGGTCTTGGTGGAGCTGTTGAAGGTCTAGGAACCTTCCAGAACGTTTATGTTCAGGGATCGTCATTAGCTGTCGGATTTAACGGAATGGCGGTTAGTCTGCTTGCGGCCAACTCACCAATTGGTATTCTCTTTGCAGCCTTCCTATTTGGTGTTCTCCAAGTTGGAGCCCCTGGTATGAATGCGGCGCAGGTACCGTCTGAGCTTGTCAGCATTGTAACAGCGTCTATTATCTTCTTTGTCAGTGTTCATTACCTTATCGAACGCTTTGTCAAACCGAAAAAACAAGTTAAAGGAGGTAAGTAAAGATGTCTATTACAACCTTGCTCACCCTCTTGGTGTCTTCTATGCTGATTTACTCAGCGCCCCTCATCTTTACAAGTATTGGTGGTGTTTTCTCTGAACGTGGTGGCGTGGTAAACGTTGGCCTTGAAGGAATTATGGTTATGGGTGCCTTTTCTGGAGTTGTCTTTAACCTTGAATTTGCAGAACAATTTGGAGCA
This portion of the Streptococcus mitis B6 genome encodes:
- a CDS encoding ABC transporter ATP-binding protein; translated protein: MAHENVIEMRDITKVFGEFVANDKINLHLRKGEIHALLGENGAGKSTLMNMLAGLLEPTSGEIAVNGQVVNLDSPSKAASLGIGMVHQHFMLVEAFTVAENIILGSELTKNGVLDIAGASKEIKDLSERYGLAVDPSAKVADISVGAQQRVEILKTLYRGADILIFDEPTAVLTPSEIDELMAILKNLVKEGKSIILITHKLDEIRAVSDRVTVIRRGKSIETVEIAGATNADLAEMMVGRSVSFKTEKQASQPKEVVLSIKDLVVNENRGVPAVKNLSLDVRAGEIVGIAGIDGNGQSELIQAITGLRKVESGSIELKGDSIVGLHPRQITELSVGHVPEDRHRDGLILEMMISENIALQTYYKEPHSKNGILNYSNITSYAKKLMEEFDVRAASEFVPAAALSGGNQQKAIIAREIDRDPDLLIVSQPTRGLDVGAIEYIHKRLIEERDNGKAVLVVSFELDEILNVSDRIAVIHDGKIQGIVSPETTNKQELGVLMAGGNLGKEKSDV
- a CDS encoding pyrimidine-nucleoside phosphorylase produces the protein MRAVDLIQKKRDGQELTSSEIEWLVEGYVSGTVPDYQMSAFAMAVYFKGMTTREISDLTMKMVQTGQEFDLSAIDGVKVDKHSTGGVGDKVTLILAPLVASFGVPVAKMSGRGLGHTGGTIDKLESIKGYQVERSQEDFIRQVQDIGVSVIGQSDQLVKADKLLYALRDVTTTVDTIPLIASSVMSKKIAAGADAILLDVTVGEGAFMKTVDEARELAQTMVELGKAVGRKTVAVITDMSQPLGRAIGNRLEILEALEILQGQGRQDITHFICELAQIMLDLANVNKTVEEVRQHLENGQALAKFEEMVQAQGGDLEDLYRPVNVAHVVEIPAQETGVISALPAMEFGLYAMRLGAGRAVKTDDLDYETGIVFEKKVGDSVQNGEIVAKVYTNGKISPQLVTDFQKYVKINDRVQSLREIIEIIS
- the deoC gene encoding deoxyribose-phosphate aldolase — translated: MKLNKYIDHTLLKQDATENQIDCLLSEAREYDFASVCVNPTWIKYAKKRLEGTDVKVCTVVGFPLGATTSAVKAFETKEAIQNGADEIDMVINVGALKSGNLSFVESDIRAVVEASGDKLVKVIIEACLLTNQEKVVACQLAQKAGADFVKTSTGFSTGGATVADVRLMRETVGPDMGVKAAGGARSYADALAFVEAGATRIGTSAGVAILKGELADGDY
- a CDS encoding cytidine deaminase is translated as MATTELIELAIETSKKAYVPYSHFPVGAVLVAKDGNTYTGVNIENASYSLTNCGERTAIFKAVSEGQREFSELIVYGQTEKPISPCGACRQVMAEFFEQDLKVTLVAKDKSTVEMTVGELLPYSFTDLS
- a CDS encoding ABC transporter permease, with translation MSKKLQQISVPLISVFLGILLGAIVMWIFGYDAIWGYEELFYTAFGSLRGIGEIFRAMGPLVLIGLGFAVASRAGFFNVGLPGQALAGWILSGWFALSHPDMPRPLMILATIVIALIAGGIVGAIPGILRAYLGTSEVIVTIMMNYIVLYVGNALIHAFPKDFMQSTDSTIRVGANATYQTPWLSELTGNSRMNIGIFFAIIAVAVIWFMLKKTTLGFEIRAVGLNPHASEYAGISAKRTIILSMIISGALAGLGGAVEGLGTFQNVYVQGSSLAVGFNGMAVSLLAANSPIGILFAAFLFGVLQVGAPGMNAAQVPSELVSIVTASIIFFVSVHYLIERFVKPKKQVKGGK
- a CDS encoding BMP family lipoprotein encodes the protein MNKKQWLGLGLVAVAAVGLAACGNRSSRNAASSSDVKTKAAIVTDTGGVDDKSFNQSAWEGLQDWGKEHNLSKDKGFTYFQSTSEADYANNLQQAAGSYNLIFGVGFALHNAVEEAAKDHSDLNYVLIDDVIKDQKNVASVTFADNEAAYLAGVAAAKTTKTKQVGFVGGIESEVISRFAAGFKAGVESVDPSIKVQVDYAGSFGDAAKGKTIAAAQYAAGADVVYQAAGGTGAGVFAEAKSLNESRSESEKVWVIGVDRDQVAEGKYTSKDGKESNFVLVSTLKQVGTTVKDIANKAEKGEFPGGQVIVYSLKDKGVDLAVTNLSEEGKKAVEDAKAKILDGSVKVPEK